CTGATCCTCCAATGGCAGCGTCAGGATGGTCTGCCCTATCCCTTCCTCGATGACCTTCCGATCAAACCACCTGCAGCCATGCTGCAACCAGTTGTAATCATCCATCAGAGGCTGGAGCCACACATCAAGGAGGAGCTGCCTCGTCTCCTTAGACGGTAACGCCTCGCCTTTCCCTACCGCGACGAAGAGCCTTGCAGTGACACAGCTGATGAGATGCCGGTGCATCACTGGTATCCTGCAATGCAGCTTGGCCAGCTCTCCCTGGCTTGCCCAAATTGATGTCAGCTCATCAGCTGCATTTCTGTCAGCTAAGATCTCAGCTAACCAGAGGAGGTTATCAGCCTCTAGAGTGATCTGTCTAAAGATCACCTCTTTACTGTCTGAAGATTGCTCAGAAAATTCAGGTTCAGAAGCTTGGCGAAACAAGTTCGATAGTGATTCCAAGCAATTCCGGCAAGAACTGTAGAATGTCACTACACAGGAATCCGATGAACCGTTGGTCCAGATGTTATTCTCCTTCAAAAGCTTCAGGACCAAAGATTTCATCTCGCGCCGCCCTCTGTCATCGCTGCTTTTCAGCACCAACTCAATGATATGTGCAAGGGTGTCACTAGGTGGATTTGTTAGGTCAGATGCTACTCTTTTCAGGAGGGGGCTAACTCCATAATTCTCACAGTGAAGTTGCCGTATCGATGATAACACATTTTCTTCCTCATCACCAACCCAAGGCACTGCTTCCAAATAATTTAAGCATGACATGATGCATGTTGGGAAACCTAGTGATTCTGCAACCTGTACAGGAAAAGCCCACATAAATGACACACTACAAGCAGAGGAAGTAGTGTTTGCTCTGAAAAAATCCAATCAGTTAATCCTTAACAAAAGTGACCATGTATTTAGAGACAGACAGGGTACAAAAGACCATGGTCAAATTTGGTGAACATGTTTTCCTCCGATTTCTATTTGTCCCACAAGATAATGAATGACAGCCTACCTAAATTGGCACTGTCCAACTATCAACTGATCACTGAGCTAGATGATATTTCAAAGTTGTCAAATATTCAGTCCTTCTCAGATTCTATGGGTTATGTGATGACACCACAGTATTACTATTGTTGCTCAGAAAGATAAGATGCACTCAATTCAACAATATGAAATGGACCTCGAGATATAATCAGGTGCACCTTGTAGAGATACTTTGTTGCAAAAATCAGTTCGAGTATAATGAGTTAATAAGGAACGACAGCCTACCTAAATTGGCACTGATCAACTATCAAGTGCAGTCCTTGTCAGATTCTATGGGTTATGAAATGGTACAGTATTATCATTGAGAAGATAAGATGCACTCAATTCAACAACATGAAATGGACATCGAAATATAATCAGTTGTACCTTATAGAGGTACTTTTGTGCAACAATGTCAGTTCGAGTATAATGAGTTCAGAAACACGAGTTACTACTTTCAGTTAACACAAGGGATGCTATTTCTGTAGTTTGGAACCATACAAAAATACTTAGGAATAAAAGCGTATATAAGACCAGAGAAAATACTACCTTTTCTAGCTGATGCATATCTTTGTATCAATGTGCAATGTTCCAAAAGGTTACTAAAAGAAGTTGTGAAATGTTCATATAAAAATGCCACAGATTAAGCTAACTTAGTGACATAACTAGGTTCTTGGTGAGAAGAACAACAATGCATAATGGTAAGGCATTTAAATTAAGGAAGGCGATTCCAGATTCATTCTTGGTTGTCAACTGATTTCTTATGATCAACACAATTCTAAATGTAAATAAGCACACATTTTAAATAGTTTAGTTGGGTGAGCAATTGATAGTACACCAGTTTAAATTATCAACTATCTTGATCTAGCTGTAAATGCTAACAATATTTGCACATGTTTAACCTGGATATCAATAATATGAAATTGGTAACTAAAGAAAGTATCAGAGCCTCAAAGGAGAAACCTTCAAGATTCGAAGAACCCGCGCAACAGCTTGCTTGATCAGTCTCTGCTTAACATCCTTGCAATACATCAACCCAACAGTCTCAACAAAAATCTCCACATCCTCGCAATCCGATACCTCAATGCATGACACTGGAGATTGCCTAGAGAGCTTATC
The window above is part of the Oryza sativa Japonica Group chromosome 7, ASM3414082v1 genome. Proteins encoded here:
- the LOC4342298 gene encoding BTB/POZ domain-containing protein At3g50780 translates to MEEFRFGRLDGQPAKIRNVPIAVTPEGFWCCPSQAILQKSMKNQNQHARPKGGASPSVSKASSVQRTPTISLEKRTHSTPTRSRTNSDEQVLPPADDAIPDQPKVSPVPDKRHNKQHKISVGFGQLHTSDLKVMLYGREGVAVKMIVHKNILAENSTFFADKLSRQSPVSCIEVSDCEDVEIFVETVGLMYCKDVKQRLIKQAVARVLRILKVAESLGFPTCIMSCLNYLEAVPWVGDEEENVLSSIRQLHCENYGVSPLLKRVASDLTNPPSDTLAHIIELVLKSSDDRGRREMKSLVLKLLKENNIWTNGSSDSCVVTFYSSCRNCLESLSNLFRQASEPEFSEQSSDSKEVIFRQITLEADNLLWLAEILADRNAADELTSIWASQGELAKLHCRIPVMHRHLISCVTARLFVAVGKGEALPSKETRQLLLDVWLQPLMDDYNWLQHGCRWFDRKVIEEGIGQTILTLPLEDQQSILLTWLGRFLKVGDSCPNLQRAFEVWWRRTFVRPYTDQQASSSSQSRWS